The following proteins come from a genomic window of uncultured Fretibacterium sp.:
- the rplE gene encoding 50S ribosomal protein L5 — MTPRMLEKYKTEVASALQKEFGYGNVMQLPRIKKIVVNIGVGDAKLDIKFMDAAIAELRAITGQQPLLKRAKKSIAGFKVREGMPVACSVTLRGERMWEFLDRLISLALPSIKDFQGVSKRGFDGRGNYNLGLREQLIFPEISYDKVIRSRGMNVSIVTSASSDEEAYSLLKGMGMPFNNR; from the coding sequence ATGACGCCGCGTATGTTGGAGAAGTACAAGACGGAGGTCGCTTCCGCCCTGCAGAAGGAGTTCGGGTACGGGAACGTGATGCAGCTCCCCAGGATCAAGAAGATCGTGGTGAACATCGGGGTGGGTGACGCCAAACTGGATATCAAGTTTATGGATGCGGCGATCGCCGAGCTTCGCGCGATTACGGGGCAGCAGCCCCTTCTCAAGCGCGCGAAGAAGTCCATCGCCGGGTTCAAGGTGCGCGAGGGGATGCCCGTGGCCTGTTCGGTCACCCTCCGGGGGGAACGCATGTGGGAGTTCCTGGACCGCCTGATCTCTCTGGCCCTGCCCAGCATCAAGGACTTTCAGGGCGTTTCGAAGCGCGGGTTCGACGGCCGCGGGAACTACAACCTGGGGCTGCGCGAGCAGCTCATCTTCCCGGAAATCAGCTACGACAAGGTTATCCGTTCCCGGGGCATGAACGTCTCCATTGTGACCAGCGCTTCGAGCGACGAGGAGGCCTATTCGCTCCTCAAGGGCATGGGAATGCCCTTCAACAATCGTTAG
- a CDS encoding type Z 30S ribosomal protein S14 — MARKAMRHKATLAPKFEVRRHNRCPLCGRVHAYMRMFDMCRCCFRKLAREGRIPGVVKSSW; from the coding sequence ATGGCAAGGAAGGCTATGAGACACAAGGCGACACTGGCCCCTAAGTTCGAGGTGCGGCGGCACAACCGCTGCCCGCTGTGCGGCAGGGTGCACGCCTATATGCGTATGTTCGACATGTGCCGCTGCTGCTTCCGCAAGCTGGCCCGGGAGGGCAGAATACCCGGCGTCGTCAAATCGAGCTGGTAG
- the rpsH gene encoding 30S ribosomal protein S8: MYVNDPIADMLTRVRNANMIYSDSVDVPASKMKLAIARILKEEGYIRNFKTITDPKKPYASIRIFLSYGPDRERVIQGLRRISKPGRRIYVGKDKLPVVMGGLGLAVLSTSQGLKSGSEAAKLGLGGEVLCYVW, translated from the coding sequence ATGTACGTTAACGATCCCATCGCGGATATGCTCACGAGGGTGCGCAACGCGAACATGATTTACAGCGACAGCGTGGATGTTCCCGCCAGCAAGATGAAGCTGGCCATCGCCCGGATTCTCAAGGAAGAGGGCTATATCAGGAACTTCAAGACGATTACCGACCCGAAGAAGCCCTACGCTTCGATCCGCATCTTCCTCTCCTACGGCCCCGACCGCGAGCGCGTGATTCAGGGGCTGCGCCGGATCAGCAAGCCGGGGCGAAGGATCTACGTAGGCAAGGACAAGCTGCCCGTCGTCATGGGGGGGCTTGGGCTGGCCGTTCTCTCGACCTCCCAGGGCCTGAAGTCGGGGTCCGAGGCCGCCAAGCTGGGGCTGGGCGGAGAAGTCCTCTGCTACGTCTGGTAA
- the rplF gene encoding 50S ribosomal protein L6, which translates to MSRIGRKAIVLPKGTSVTIKGDKVVVKGTKGELNTPLMPGIAVDVSDDRVVVSRSNDEKQTCAWHGMTRALIANMVTGVTEGFQKTMEIVGVGWRAQLQGKKLVMNLGFSHPVEFTPPQGIEIVVENPIKLIVKGIDKELVGQTCALIREYRPPEPYHGKGIRFQDEHIVRKAGKTGAK; encoded by the coding sequence ATGTCTCGTATTGGACGCAAGGCGATCGTCCTCCCCAAGGGGACGAGCGTGACGATTAAAGGGGATAAGGTCGTGGTGAAGGGCACGAAGGGGGAGCTGAACACCCCGTTGATGCCCGGAATTGCGGTGGACGTCTCGGACGACAGGGTCGTGGTGTCCCGGTCGAACGACGAGAAGCAGACCTGCGCCTGGCACGGGATGACCCGGGCCCTGATCGCCAACATGGTGACCGGGGTGACCGAGGGGTTCCAGAAGACGATGGAGATCGTCGGCGTGGGCTGGAGGGCCCAACTGCAGGGCAAGAAGCTCGTCATGAACCTGGGCTTTTCCCATCCGGTCGAGTTCACCCCTCCCCAGGGGATCGAGATCGTCGTGGAGAACCCGATCAAACTTATCGTAAAGGGAATCGATAAGGAGCTGGTGGGGCAGACCTGTGCCCTCATCCGGGAGTATCGCCCGCCGGAGCCTTATCATGGCAAGGGGATTCGTTTCCAGGACGAGCATATCGTTCGCAAGGCCGGCAAGACCGGCGCGAAGTAG
- the rplR gene encoding 50S ribosomal protein L18, with protein MKKRSRNDLRVVRHERLRRTLAGTADKPRMAVFHSLKYVYVQIIDDDLGHTLAAASSLEKSVREGLKGTCNVEAAKAVGKLAAERARAKGIEAVVFDRGGHEYHGKVKALADAAREAGLKF; from the coding sequence ATGAAGAAGAGAAGCAGAAACGACTTGCGCGTCGTACGGCATGAGAGGCTGCGCCGGACGCTTGCGGGCACGGCCGATAAGCCGAGGATGGCCGTCTTTCACAGCCTGAAGTACGTTTACGTCCAGATCATCGACGACGACCTGGGGCATACTCTGGCGGCGGCCTCCAGCCTGGAGAAATCCGTCCGGGAAGGGCTCAAGGGGACCTGCAACGTCGAGGCCGCCAAGGCGGTCGGCAAGCTGGCCGCGGAGCGGGCGAGGGCGAAGGGAATCGAGGCGGTGGTCTTCGACCGCGGTGGCCATGAGTATCACGGCAAGGTCAAGGCCCTGGCTGATGCGGCCCGCGAGGCCGGCCTCAAGTTTTAA